The nucleotide sequence CGTGGTGGTCGAGCGCGACCCGAAGACCGGTCTGCTGGGTAAAACCACGCAGAAATTACCGATCGACGCCCCGAGCGATATCAAGTTCCTGCTCGGGAAATGAACCAAAGGCCCCGTACAACGGGGCCTGCCTGCTTCTATCAATGGCAGTGATAACAGCTACTGTTTCAAAGAATTTCAAGCGCTAATCCTCCCTGGCGTAAGTTTGCTTCAAGGCTTTCACAAGCCATCAAGCCAACCAGACACAAGGGTTACCGACATGAACTTCAATCTCTTCTCGATCATCGCCGCTTCCGCTGTTTCGGCCACGGTGGCCTTGCCTGCCAGCGCCAGTGTAGACATCCCCGGCAAGGCTTCCAGCACCCGCAGCTACACCCAGAAATACCTGCAACAAAGCGCCAACTTTTATGCGGCGCTGGATCATAAAGTCCAAAGCTGAGTAAGTGCAGAGTGTGCATCTCGGTCGCTGCTACGGTACTGCCGTGGGGCTGCTGCGCAGTCAAACGAACCCCGACCGTGCCAGGTGCGAGCATGCTCGCGAAAAACATCAACGATAACGCGTGCATTCTGGATAATCGCGGTGCATTGAGTTCTTCGCGAGCAAGTTCGCTCCTACATAAAGGCTTGACGGATCAGCATCAGGACAAGCCCTTCGCCACTTTCCGGTTGCCACGCTCCACGGTCAGCCTTGGGTTTTGGCCACTATCGCGATGAACAGGGGCGACTCGAGGAATCGCTGCAACCACGCCTGCAAGCGTCGATACGGGGTCTGTGCAAACCATGCCCGATCAACGTGGGCAAACTGCCGCACGAACGGCATGAGGGCGATATCCGCCAGACTCGGATGGTCAGCCAACAGATAGTCGCGCTCAGCCAGCAGCACTTCCAGTTTCTGCAAAAATACCGCGCCTTCGGCCCGATAATACTCCATCGGTTGCTCCGGGTAGCGCTCGGCATATTTGTAGCGGTTCAGGTGCAATTTGAAGTGCTGATCGTTCTCTTCAATCAACTGCGTCATCGTCGCCTGCGCCGCCGGTTGATCCTGGAGCAACCAGTTTTCGGGATCGTGCTGTGCCAGCGCCCATTGCATGATCGCCAGGCTCTCATCGATCACCTGGCCATCGACACTCAACACCGGCACAGTGCCCTTGGGTGACAGCGCCAGCATCTCGGCCGGCTTGGCCTTGAGGCTGACCTCGATAATCTGCACCGCTACCTGTGAGTAGTGCAGCGCCATGCGCGCCCGCATGGCGTAGGGACAGCGGCGAAACGAATACACCATCACGTCGCTCACTTGACCTCCAGGGTGCTCAAGCCATTGCCCTGGCGCTTGACCTGAATCTGCACCGGAATCCGCTCATGCATTTCCTGCACATGGGAAATCACCGCGACTTTGCGGCCCTGTGCCTGCAAGCCGTCCAGTGCGTCCATCGCCAATTGCAGCGACTCGGGATCGAGGCTGCCGAAACCCTCATCGATAAACAGCGACTCGATCTTCAGCGTGCTCGAGGCCATCGACGCCAGCCCCAAGGCCAGCGCTAACGACACCAGGAAGGTTTCACCGCCGGATAACGAATGCACCGAGCGCAGTTCATCCCCCATTTCCGTGTCCAGCACCAGTAATCCCAGCATGCTGCCCCCGCGCTTGAGGCGGTAGCGGCGCACCAGTTGGCGCAGTTGCACGTTGGCATGGTGCACCAGCAAATCAAGATTGTAGGCCTGGGCGATCTTGCGGAACGTATCGCCGGTGGCCGAGCCGATCAACGCATTCAGGCGGGCCCAGCGCTGCCACTCGTCATACGCCTTGTCGATCGTCAGCGCCAGGGCCTGGTTGGCGTCTTGACGGCGCTGATCCTCGGCTTGACGGGCGCGCAGTTCGGCGCAGTTGTTTTCGCCCTCGTTCAACTGGCGGTTGAGTTCGGTCAGTGCGCTGTCCAACTGCTCGGCCTCCAGGTTGCCGTTGTGCAGGGCCTGGTGATCCTTGAGGCGCTGGTCGCGTTCTTGCAATAGTACCTTGGCTTGCTCGACGGCTT is from Pseudomonas mucidolens and encodes:
- a CDS encoding glutathione S-transferase, with protein sequence MVYSFRRCPYAMRARMALHYSQVAVQIIEVSLKAKPAEMLALSPKGTVPVLSVDGQVIDESLAIMQWALAQHDPENWLLQDQPAAQATMTQLIEENDQHFKLHLNRYKYAERYPEQPMEYYRAEGAVFLQKLEVLLAERDYLLADHPSLADIALMPFVRQFAHVDRAWFAQTPYRRLQAWLQRFLESPLFIAIVAKTQG